One window of Chamaesiphon minutus PCC 6605 genomic DNA carries:
- a CDS encoding CAAD domain-containing protein — MSDTIESTETTTVDIPANPLGLNTGNASLTKVSPELPKAELPEWAKQATDILAELPAYVGQIYNSNKSAVITLGLIFGIIVGVKLTLAILSAINEIPLLAPTFEIVGIGYTSWFVYRYLLQASTRKELTDEIDSFKSEILGNKNGNG; from the coding sequence ATGAGCGATACCATTGAATCTACAGAAACTACGACGGTTGATATTCCAGCCAATCCTTTAGGATTAAATACTGGAAATGCTTCTCTGACCAAAGTTTCTCCAGAGCTACCCAAGGCAGAGCTACCCGAATGGGCCAAACAAGCTACTGATATTCTCGCAGAACTACCTGCGTATGTAGGTCAAATTTATAACAGCAATAAGAGTGCTGTCATTACTCTAGGCTTAATTTTTGGCATCATTGTTGGCGTGAAGCTAACTTTGGCGATCTTATCTGCCATCAACGAAATTCCTTTGCTCGCACCTACTTTTGAAATCGTCGGGATCGGTTATACAAGCTGGTTTGTATACCGTTACCTACTACAAGCCTCCACTAGAAAGGAATTGACTGACGAAATCGATAGCTTCAAATCCGAAATTCTCGGTAACAAAAACGGCAACGGCTAA
- a CDS encoding 6-carboxytetrahydropterin synthase, whose product MKCIINRRAQFSASHRYWLPELSEAENQAEFGLCAQPYGHGHNYVLYISLYGDIDEYGMVLNLSDVKHVIKKEVTAPLDYSFLNDVWPEFQATLPTTENIARVIWHKLAPHFPLVRIQLYEHPELYAEYTGKDMEASLTIGTHFSAAHRLALDSLTLEQNSEIYGKCARVNGHGHNYHLEVTVTGQIDERTGMIVDLVKLHELVDKHAVEPLDHTFLNKDIPHFAKVVPTAENIAVYIGYQIEQPIQALGAQLHKVKLIESPNNSCELLWSQDFSNLAARQLAAVALAGV is encoded by the coding sequence ATGAAATGTATTATCAACCGTCGCGCCCAGTTTTCGGCTAGTCATCGCTATTGGTTGCCAGAGTTGAGCGAAGCGGAAAATCAAGCGGAATTTGGCTTATGCGCTCAACCATACGGACACGGACATAACTATGTTTTGTATATCTCCCTCTATGGCGATATTGATGAATACGGGATGGTACTCAACCTCTCCGACGTCAAACACGTTATTAAGAAAGAAGTTACCGCGCCACTTGACTACAGCTTTCTCAATGATGTCTGGCCGGAATTTCAAGCTACTCTACCTACAACTGAAAATATTGCTAGGGTGATTTGGCACAAACTAGCTCCGCATTTTCCGCTCGTCCGCATTCAGCTCTACGAACATCCCGAACTCTACGCAGAATACACAGGTAAAGACATGGAAGCATCACTAACTATCGGTACTCACTTTAGCGCGGCTCACCGTTTAGCTCTCGATAGTCTTACCCTCGAACAGAACAGTGAGATTTATGGCAAGTGCGCGCGGGTAAATGGACACGGACACAACTATCATCTCGAAGTCACCGTGACGGGGCAAATTGACGAGCGTACGGGGATGATTGTCGATTTGGTCAAATTACACGAACTCGTGGACAAGCACGCTGTAGAGCCGCTAGACCACACCTTTTTGAACAAAGATATTCCCCACTTTGCCAAAGTCGTCCCTACCGCTGAAAATATCGCCGTCTATATCGGCTATCAAATCGAACAACCGATTCAAGCACTCGGTGCGCAGTTACATAAGGTCAAATTAATCGAGAGTCCCAATAACTCGTGCGAGTTACTATGGAGTCAAGATTTTAGCAATTTAGCCGCTCGTCAACTCGCCGCAGTCGCACTCGCTGGGGTTTAA
- a CDS encoding methyltransferase family protein, with amino-acid sequence MTMFLKSIGLVFGLAAVIALLIVLPAWQFGVVTDWRIIFLAIGYFTFFLGTVWRVIRYGELVDRQEDLQVKETSGRLASLITIFGLLGVHWLTIYTFSVRDEALSLIVNKLTIAIGISLVVTAILVSQVAIRTLGKFFDRLAIKSDHRLVTEGIYGFVRHPIYTSYILLFVGFCTLLQSWWGFGLLLGVCIVWFGNRIGIEERMLQERFGDEYQSYCQQTKRLFPYVY; translated from the coding sequence ATGACAATGTTTCTAAAGTCGATCGGGTTGGTTTTTGGATTAGCTGCTGTAATTGCGTTGCTGATAGTGCTTCCGGCGTGGCAATTTGGAGTTGTTACTGACTGGAGAATTATCTTCCTGGCGATCGGTTATTTTACGTTCTTTTTAGGAACGGTGTGGCGGGTGATTCGGTATGGCGAACTAGTCGATCGTCAAGAAGATCTACAAGTAAAAGAAACATCAGGACGCTTGGCTTCGCTGATTACTATTTTTGGCTTATTAGGAGTACATTGGCTGACGATTTATACTTTCTCTGTTCGCGATGAAGCTCTAAGTTTGATAGTAAATAAATTGACGATCGCGATCGGGATTAGTTTAGTTGTGACGGCGATTTTAGTCAGTCAGGTAGCTATTCGTACTTTGGGCAAATTCTTCGATCGATTGGCAATAAAATCAGACCATCGCTTAGTTACAGAAGGGATATATGGATTCGTTCGCCATCCAATTTATACGAGTTATATTTTACTATTCGTCGGATTTTGTACGCTGCTCCAAAGCTGGTGGGGTTTTGGTTTATTACTAGGGGTTTGCATTGTATGGTTTGGCAATCGAATCGGGATCGAGGAGCGGATGCTTCAAGAACGATTTGGCGATGAATATCAGTCTTATTGTCAGCAGACAAAGCGACTATTTCCCTATGTTTATTAA
- a CDS encoding tetratricopeptide repeat protein: MTFETDYQSGQMAFERGQYRQAVSFFVAAIAQVQPNTQLGGEAQVWLATAYEAAGQLSEAKALCQKLSSHPNLDTRQASKRMLYIMQAPELVRRDEWLTKIPDLTHLEGTDGKTGGNNRPLPPPAPKPKSLEERYAPVDLSQVNTKDNNFIAIALVVTAIAMLGLWLVARG; this comes from the coding sequence GTGACTTTCGAGACTGATTATCAATCTGGACAAATGGCCTTCGAGCGGGGACAGTACCGCCAAGCCGTCAGCTTTTTTGTGGCTGCTATCGCTCAAGTGCAGCCAAATACGCAACTCGGTGGCGAGGCGCAGGTATGGCTGGCGACAGCCTATGAAGCTGCTGGGCAACTCTCAGAAGCTAAGGCTCTGTGTCAGAAATTATCTAGCCATCCCAATCTGGATACCCGCCAAGCAAGTAAACGGATGCTGTATATCATGCAGGCTCCAGAATTGGTGCGACGGGATGAGTGGCTGACGAAGATTCCAGACTTGACTCATTTAGAAGGCACTGATGGCAAGACAGGCGGTAATAATCGTCCGCTGCCGCCGCCAGCACCCAAACCAAAATCGTTGGAAGAACGGTATGCACCTGTAGATCTGAGTCAGGTTAATACCAAAGATAATAATTTTATCGCGATCGCGTTGGTAGTAACGGCGATCGCCATGTTGGGATTGTGGTTGGTTGCCAGAGGATAA
- the argB gene encoding acetylglutamate kinase produces the protein MNHSNEDATRVRVLSEALPYIQKFAGRTVVVKYGGAAMKDSSLKEDVIRDLVFMSCVGIRPVLVHGGGPEINSWLEKLGIEPQFKDGLRVTDAATMDVVEMVLVGRVNKEIVSLIACSGGNAVGLCGKDANLIVARPDGREGIGFVGEVSSVNVDILNTLVKSGYIPVVSSVAADENGQAYNINADTVAGEIAAALGAEKLILMTDTPGLMRDFKDPNTLIRHLDISGARGLIEDGTVSGGMIPKLTCCVRSLAQGVKAAHIIDGRLPHSLLLEIFTDNGTGSMIVSSVAS, from the coding sequence ATGAACCACTCCAACGAAGATGCCACCCGCGTGCGGGTACTTAGCGAAGCCTTGCCCTACATCCAAAAATTCGCCGGACGTACCGTCGTGGTCAAATATGGCGGCGCAGCGATGAAAGATAGTTCTCTCAAAGAGGATGTCATTCGCGATCTAGTTTTTATGTCTTGCGTCGGCATTCGCCCCGTCTTAGTTCATGGGGGTGGGCCAGAAATCAATAGTTGGTTAGAAAAACTCGGCATCGAACCGCAATTTAAAGATGGTTTGCGGGTGACTGATGCAGCGACTATGGATGTCGTGGAAATGGTATTAGTCGGACGAGTTAATAAAGAAATTGTCTCCCTGATTGCTTGCTCTGGCGGTAATGCTGTAGGGCTGTGTGGCAAAGATGCTAACCTAATCGTGGCACGTCCCGACGGTCGTGAAGGGATTGGGTTCGTCGGTGAGGTGAGTAGTGTTAATGTCGATATTCTCAATACTTTAGTTAAGAGTGGTTATATTCCCGTCGTCTCCAGTGTCGCCGCAGATGAGAATGGACAGGCTTATAATATCAATGCCGACACTGTTGCGGGTGAAATAGCGGCTGCACTGGGAGCCGAAAAATTGATCTTGATGACAGATACGCCAGGGTTGATGCGGGACTTTAAAGATCCAAATACCTTAATTCGTCACTTGGATATCTCTGGCGCGCGGGGGCTAATTGAAGATGGCACTGTCAGCGGTGGCATGATTCCAAAGTTGACTTGTTGCGTTCGCAGTCTAGCTCAAGGTGTCAAAGCCGCTCATATTATTGATGGGCGATTGCCGCACTCCCTCTTACTCGAAATTTTCACCGATAATGGTACTGGCTCGATGATTGTCTCTTCTGTTGCTAGCTAA